A part of Emys orbicularis isolate rEmyOrb1 chromosome 13, rEmyOrb1.hap1, whole genome shotgun sequence genomic DNA contains:
- the LOC135887636 gene encoding olfactory receptor 14A16-like: protein MSNRTTVTEFLLLGFSDVQELQILHCVVFLVIYLVALVGNLLIFMAIAFDHHLHTPMYFFLMNLSVLDLGSISVTVPKSMANSLMNTKSISYAGCVAQVFFLFFFVTADFSLLTIMAYDRYVAICQPLHYDTMMNSRACVQMAAGAWISGILNSVLHTGNTFALTFCGGNMVDQFFCEIPQLLKLSCSDSYLSEVGVIAFSACLLLGCFVFIIVSYVQIFKSVLRIPSEQGQHKAFSTCLPHLTVVSLVVFTGAFAYLKPTSSSPSALDLVVAVLYSVLPQIMNPIVYSLRNKEMKAALRRLTGCR from the coding sequence atgtccaaccgGACCACCGTGACCGAGTTCCTTCTCCtcggattctctgatgttcaggagctgcagattttgcactgTGTGGTGTTTCTTGTGATTTACCTAGTAGCCCTGGTGGGGAATCTGCTTATCTTCATGGCCATAGCCTTTGAccaccaccttcacacccccatgtacttcttcctgatgaatctaTCCGTCCTAGAccttggctccatctctgtcaccGTCCCCAAATCCATGGCAAATTCCCTCATGAACACCAAGTCTATTTCCTATGCTGGATGTGTTGCCCAAgtctttttcctcttcttctttgtGACAGCAGATTTTTCCCTTCTCACCATCATGGCGTACGACCGATATgtcgccatctgccaaccactgcactatgacaCAATGATGAACAGCAGAGcgtgtgtccaaatggcagctggtgcctggatcaGTGGGATTCTCAACTCTGTACTACACACCGGGAACACGTTTGCATTGAccttctgtggaggcaacatggtggatcagttcttctgtgagaTCCCCCAGCTACTCAAGCTCTCCTGCTCTGACTCTTATCTGAGTGAAGTTGGGGTTATTGCATTTAGTGCGTGTTTACTCTTAGGTTGCTTTGTTTTTATCATTGTGtcatatgttcagatcttcaaatCAGTGCtcagaatcccctctgagcagggccagcataaagccttctccacctgccttcctcacctcacTGTGGTCTCCTTGGTTGTTTTCACTGGGGCCTTTGCCTACCTaaaacccacctccagctccccaTCTGCTCTGGATCTTGTGGTGGCAGTTCTCTATTCCGTATTGCCACAAATCATGAATCCAATtgtctacagcctgaggaacaaggagatgAAAGCTGCCCTGAGAAGACTGACTGGGTGTAGGTAA